Genomic window (Hydrogenimonas cancrithermarum):
TATTCACAGGCAGATCGCTTTCAGTGTAGGTGACGAGGGGAAATACAAAGCCGAAGTGGCAGCGGAACTGGTTATGAGGCGTTGTCCTTTCGTCGAAGCAACGCCTTTTGTCATGCGGTTTGACGAGTTTGCCAAAGAGAGAGGCTCTTACGATCTGCTGCTCGATGCGACAGACAACCTTCCAAGCCGTGCCCAAATCGATGCCTACGCCAAACAGATCGGCTCTCCATGGATCTACGGTTCCGTCGAAGCGTTCAATGGGCAGGTCTGTTTTATCGACCGAAGCAGTTTCGATGCTTTCAAGATCATGGAGCGCCAGCCGGCCGGGATCGCCGCGCCGATCGTCATGCATATCGCTTCGCTTCAGGCGAATCTCGCATTGCGCTATCTTGCGGGACAAACAGTGAAAAAAGATTTGCTCTACTATCTCTATTTCAACGAGGAAGGGGAGCTGATAACCCAGAAGTTCAAGATGCCGACGCGTTGATGCGCGGCATCTGATCAGACCATTATTCCTTTGATGACGAAGAAGATGATGGCAGAGAGTACGGCAGCTGCGGGGACGGTTACGACCCAGGCCGCAACGATTTTCTTAAGGGCGTTTCGCTGAACGTATTTTGTCTTGTAGACGGTTTTGAGCGCTTTGTTCTCTTTTTTGATCTCTTTTTCATGCATCCCTATCAACTCGAAAAGATGAACGATGCGTTCATAGTCCTGCTGGGTTTTGACGGTTTTCGCTTCCAATGTAGTTAGCTCGGTTTTAAACGCGTCGAGTCTTCTTTTCAGCTCCTCCAGCTTCTCTTTTTCCTCTTTGATACGATACTCGAGCCGCTGAGTCCTGTCGAGCCATTCACGCAGAAAACCGACACCGAAGACACCCCCGAGCGCGATGTGTGTCGAGCTGACCGGCAGGCCGAGCTGTGATGCGATGATGACGGTGATCGCCGCTGCCAGTGCAATCGAAAAGGCACGGATCTGGTCGAGCTCGGTAATTTCGCTTCCGACCGTTTTGATCAGTTTCGGACCGTAGAGTGCAAGACCGAGCGAGATACCGATGGCACCTATGACCATGACCCAGAGAGGAATCGCCGCTTTGGTCGAAATCGTGGCGTGCGTCAACGCGTCATAGATTCCTGCGAGCGGGCCGACGGCGTTGGCCACATCGTTCGCTCCGTGTGCGAAGCTTAGAAGGGCTGCCGCGAAGATGAGCGGAATGGTAAAGAGGCGGTTGACGCTGCTTCGTTCGTTATTCAGTTTATGGGCGTGTCGCACAATGGCCGATTTGACCAGAACGAAAATAACCACCGCTCCGACAAGGCCGATACCTGCCGCTGTCGGAAAACCGAGCTTGATGATATGTTTGATTCCTTTGAGGATGACATAGGTGATGAACGCCCAGCCCATGACCGCCACATAGAGTGGCACCATTTTCATCGCCGCCTCTTTGGTATCATCTTTGTAGATGATCGTCTTTTTGATCGCGTAGAGAAAGCCTGCCGCGATGACACCGCCGAGTATAGGAGAGATGACCCAGCTTGCAGCGATTTTCCCCATGGTCCCCCATGCTACGATACTGAAGGTTCCCGCTGCAGCGATTCCGCCTCCCATAACGCCTCCGACGATGGAGTGGGTCGTGGAGACGGGTGCTTTAAGATAGGTTGCGAGGTTGAGCCACAGTGCCGCTGCGAGCAGTGCGGCCGTCATGGCCCAGACGAAATACTCCGGATGGGTGAACGCTGCCGGGTCGATGATCCCTTTTTTTATGGTACCGGTTACATCAGCACCGGCTATGAGCGCACCGGCCGACTCGAAAACGGCTGCGATAAGAATGGCCCCTACCATTGTCAGCGCTTTGGATCCGACCGCCGGTCCGACGTTGTTCGCGACGTCGTTGGCCCCGATGTTCATCGCCATATAGGCACCGAAGACCGCTGCGACGGCGAGGAATGGGTTGCCTGGAATTTTATCCCATGTCGCAAGCAGAACGATCGCCATGAAGACGAGGGAGAGCCCCAGGCGAAGAAAATCGGTCTGGGATTTCTTCGCCGCCTTTTTCTGCATTTTTTCGAATGTGTTGATCTCCATTTCGATTGCCTTTTCAAGAAATATCACAGAATGGTAACAAAGTGTTCATTAAATATTTCAACAATGATGGAAAGCTCCTGCTTCCAAACAGGTTTTTGACATTATTGTTGCAAACGTATATAATCTTTATAGTTTATTACTGAAATTTGTAGTAAATAATATCCAACCAAGGAACCACCTATGGCAAAAACACTCAAGAAAAAAGCGGTTAAAAAAATCGTCGCGAAAGCGGCAAAAAAAGCGGTGGCGAAAAAAATCATCAAGAAAAAAGCTGCCGGCAAGATCACGAAAAAAGTGCTCAAACGTGTTTTGAAGAAGAAGCCTTCGAAAGTCAAATCTGTAAAGAAGATCGCGAAAAAAGCGATTGAAAAAGCCGTGTAGTTCCGAAAGGCTCGTTTCATCGAGGGGGTCTTAAATCGAGTCTGCCAATCGATGCGTATCTTCTTGCATGGTACACCTTCGTTGTCGTATTGACACAAATGAGTGCAGAGTATAAGGCCGGTTTGACGTTTAGCTGACGATATCGAAGATGGCGGGTATATACGAAACATATTACTTATCCGAATTTTCCGGTGATGTACTGCTCGGTCATCTCCTCTTTCGGGGTGATGAATAGCTCTTCGGTGACGCCCAGTTCGATGAGATCGCCCAGATACATGAAGGCGGTGTAGTCGCTGACACGGGCTGCCTGCTGCATGTTGTGGGTGACGATGATGATGGTTACCTTCTCTTTGAGTTTGATGATCAGCTCTTCGATCGCCTGGGTCGAGATGGGGTCGAGCGCCGAGGTGGGCTCGTCGAAGAGGAGTACTTCCGGTTCGACGGCGACGGCACGCGCGATACATAGACGCTGCTGCTGGCCACCCGAGAGTGCGGTACCCGAACTCTTGAGACGGCCGCCCACCTCTTTCCAGAGTGCGGCGTCCTTGAGTGCCTGCTCGACACGGCCGTCGAGTTCGCTTTTTGACTTGATGCCCTGCAGGCGCAGTCCGTAGGCGACATTGTCGTAGATGCTCATCGGGAACGGTGTCGGTTTTTGAAAAATCATCCCGATCTGTGTGCGTAGCTTGATGAGATCCTCTTTTTTGCTCAGGATGTTGCGACCTTCAAAAAGGATTTCCCCCTCGTACCGGTTGCCGGGGTAGAGGTCGTGCATCCGGTTGAAACAGCGCAGCAGGGTCGTTTTTCCGCAACCGCTCGGGCCGATGAGCGCGGTGACAGCCCCTTTGCCGATCGGCATGTTGATCTTCTTGAGGTTGGGTGTGTCGACACCGGCATAGTAGAAGCTGAAATCTTTCACTTCGATAATGTGCTCGTGCATGACTTCA
Coding sequences:
- a CDS encoding HesA/MoeB/ThiF family protein, which codes for MEAYYHYFNRQVMLWGEETQANLQNKKIAIIGSGGLGSSLAIALGASGIGHIDLVDFDEVSVHNIHRQIAFSVGDEGKYKAEVAAELVMRRCPFVEATPFVMRFDEFAKERGSYDLLLDATDNLPSRAQIDAYAKQIGSPWIYGSVEAFNGQVCFIDRSSFDAFKIMERQPAGIAAPIVMHIASLQANLALRYLAGQTVKKDLLYYLYFNEEGELITQKFKMPTR
- a CDS encoding inorganic phosphate transporter; this translates as MEINTFEKMQKKAAKKSQTDFLRLGLSLVFMAIVLLATWDKIPGNPFLAVAAVFGAYMAMNIGANDVANNVGPAVGSKALTMVGAILIAAVFESAGALIAGADVTGTIKKGIIDPAAFTHPEYFVWAMTAALLAAALWLNLATYLKAPVSTTHSIVGGVMGGGIAAAGTFSIVAWGTMGKIAASWVISPILGGVIAAGFLYAIKKTIIYKDDTKEAAMKMVPLYVAVMGWAFITYVILKGIKHIIKLGFPTAAGIGLVGAVVIFVLVKSAIVRHAHKLNNERSSVNRLFTIPLIFAAALLSFAHGANDVANAVGPLAGIYDALTHATISTKAAIPLWVMVIGAIGISLGLALYGPKLIKTVGSEITELDQIRAFSIALAAAITVIIASQLGLPVSSTHIALGGVFGVGFLREWLDRTQRLEYRIKEEKEKLEELKRRLDAFKTELTTLEAKTVKTQQDYERIVHLFELIGMHEKEIKKENKALKTVYKTKYVQRNALKKIVAAWVVTVPAAAVLSAIIFFVIKGIMV
- the pstB gene encoding phosphate ABC transporter ATP-binding protein PstB; the protein is MPTICEVMHEHIIEVKDFSFYYAGVDTPNLKKINMPIGKGAVTALIGPSGCGKTTLLRCFNRMHDLYPGNRYEGEILFEGRNILSKKEDLIKLRTQIGMIFQKPTPFPMSIYDNVAYGLRLQGIKSKSELDGRVEQALKDAALWKEVGGRLKSSGTALSGGQQQRLCIARAVAVEPEVLLFDEPTSALDPISTQAIEELIIKLKEKVTIIIVTHNMQQAARVSDYTAFMYLGDLIELGVTEELFITPKEEMTEQYITGKFG